In Streptomyces sp. TLI_146, the genomic stretch CGACCAGCGTACGGGCCTTGAGCTCCCCCTCCTCGTCACTGCCCCACATGACCGTACGCCCGCGGCTCAACTCCAGGGAGACCGCGTCGTAGGAGGTGACCCGGACGAGTCGGGTGTCCTTGGCGACGGCGGACGGGAGTTCGCCCGCCACCTTGACCGCTTCGCGCACCAGTGCGTCGGACGGAAATCGGCGCAGCGAGGGCGAGTTGTCCGGGTTCAGTTCGAGCAGCGGTACGTGCGCGGGCGCCTTGGCGACCGTGGCGAACCGCACACCCTTGGCGTCCACTTCGGTGAAGTTCGCGCCTTTTTTCACCAGCAGAACGGGCTTGCGCTCGGTCACGTCGAGCGTGATGCCGTGCGGCCAGGAGCGGCTGACGTCCACCGAGTCGAGCCGCGGCAGCTTGCGCAGCAGCCGGGCCTCGATCGCGTCCGTGTCGACCGAGACCAGCGGGGATCCGACCGGAACGGCCGCCGCCGCCTCGACTTCGGCGGGGGTGAGCACCTCGGTGCCGGTGGTCTCCACCTGCTCGGCCCGCAGCCAGGTGGAGCCGTACAGCACCCAGACGACGGCCGCGCCGAGGACGACGGCGGTGGCCAGAATCAGCAGCAGCCGGCGCCGGGCGGGCAGCCGCAGCCGCAGCCGTCCCGCGGGGCGGCGGGGGCCGGACGGGCCGGACTTC encodes the following:
- a CDS encoding cell division protein FtsQ/DivIB, giving the protein MAGQATARRGAGQARKSGPSGPRRPAGRLRLRLPARRRLLLILATAVVLGAAVVWVLYGSTWLRAEQVETTGTEVLTPAEVEAAAAVPVGSPLVSVDTDAIEARLLRKLPRLDSVDVSRSWPHGITLDVTERKPVLLVKKGANFTEVDAKGVRFATVAKAPAHVPLLELNPDNSPSLRRFPSDALVREAVKVAGELPSAVAKDTRLVRVTSYDAVSLELSRGRTVMWGSDEEGELKARTLVALMKAAPRARYFDVSAPTAPAASGS